In one Juglans regia cultivar Chandler chromosome 11, Walnut 2.0, whole genome shotgun sequence genomic region, the following are encoded:
- the LOC108987915 gene encoding uncharacterized protein LOC108987915 yields the protein MSLVSEEVKAKAEVYHGDELCKEKSQLLLKEVGLPNGLLPLQDIEECGYDKETGFVWLKQKKSRSHKFEQIGKLVSYGTEVTAYVEQNKIKRLSGVKAKELFVWITLNEICVDDPPTGKITFKTPAGLFRSYPVSAFEVEEEVKEVKENKEVHVKEAVEVREV from the coding sequence ATGTCTCTGGTCTCAGAGGAAGTCAAGGCCAAGGCAGAGGTCTACCATGGAGACGAGCTTTGTAAAGAAAAATCGCAGCTTTTGCTCAAGGAAGTTGGGTTACCAAATGGGTTGCTGCCATTGCAAGACATTGAGGAATGTGGGTATGACAAAGAGACTGGCTTTGTGTGGCTGAAGCAGAAAAAGAGCAGAAGCCACAAATTTGAACAGATTGGGAAGCTTGTTTCCTATGGCACTGAAGTCACAGCATATGTTGAGCAAAACAAGATCAAGAGGCTTAGTGGAGTCAAAGCCAAGGAGCTCTTTGTCTGGATCACACTCAATGAGATCTGTGTGGATGATCCTCCCACTGGGAAGATCACTTTCAAGACTCCCGCAGGACTCTTCAGGTCATACCCTGTCTCGGCTTTTGAAGTTGAGGAGGAAGTCAAGGAAGTGAAGGAAAACAAGGAAGTGCATGTGAAAGAAGCTGTGGAAGTGAGAGAGGTCTGA